A window of Castanea sativa cultivar Marrone di Chiusa Pesio chromosome 1, ASM4071231v1 contains these coding sequences:
- the LOC142612874 gene encoding protein EFFECTOR OF TRANSCRIPTION 2-like: MVAAAALASSDSFTTRLKREDCNRTKHDSVFSNWKVLVGPSDWEDFALGKEGAARYRVHNLPKSSGSGIYELGIAVSQTGLGREVGKLDPDWLVVVYLGQADNVRTRLQQYGRTGAHLGNSYANGCANDSKNVSLQKRLGLFDEILSRGYPIVFRWAPMESKRNAEKTEAQLLNRFDYAWNTSFNGARRPDDILQKLNKIASGTTRYPIIVRKLLPFSQKQVGIRIKASKLPSPENKLNTYEESYNFLSRVFKFGRSQPRLVLDRIGVIEDNTSFCGAPLGDGSVCRRPPVERRKRCAEHKGMRINMSIPKVVTEGNPKSVVGSDFSTIADRKSGSDSAQNFSDGTIQLQPVPVKCPVSESFTPICGVPLNNGSPCLRQPAKGRKRCDDHKGMRICRSISESVSEGKSQYDRDADLDSSCHDALSYNQNSSVMCKPGIVQPRVSLEKLDVSKGYKTICGVDLGSGAYCTRQPARGRVRCEEHKCLKVNGLVSKLEAEYKSQVSGLGSKLSTYNDYKYGNSTTCGATCRDGSLCRRKPVEGNKRCWQHEGSGSSFSGFDSRINSLTCSNLSTYNDYKYGNSTTCGANCNDGSVCRRQPVEGNKRCWQHKGKRAGSSFYY; the protein is encoded by the exons atgGTTGCCGCAGCAGCATTAGCAAGCAGCGATTCTTTCACCACCAGGTTAAAGAGGGAGGACTGTAATCGCACCAAGCACGACTCCGTCTTCTCCAACTGGAAG GTTCTTGTTGGTCCTTCTGATTGGGAAGATTTTGCACTGGGAAAGGAAGGAGCTGCAAGGTACAGAGTTCATAACCTGCCTAAAAGTTCTGGTTCAGGAATATATGAGCTTGGGATTGCTGTATCTCAGACCGGGTTAGGGCGTGAGGTTGGCAAGCTTGATCCGGACTGGTTAGTTGTGGTTTACCTTGGTCAGGCTGACAATGTTAGGACGCGACTTCAGCAGTATGGACGGACAGGTGCTCATTTGGGAAATAGCTACGCAAATGGTTGCGCAAATGACTCTAAGAATGTGTCTCTACAAAAACGGCTTGGATTGTTTGATGAGATATTATCAAGAGGCTACCCCATTGTTTTTAGATGGGCTCCT ATGGAAAGCAAGAGGAATGCTGAGAAAACAGAAGCTCAGCTCCTCAACAGATTTGATTATGCATGGAACACAAGCTTTAATGGTGCACGACGCCCAGATGATATCcttcaaaaacttaacaaaattgCTTCAGGCACTACCAGATATCCTATTATTGTCAGAAAACTTCTACCATTTAGTCAGAAGCAGGTGGGCATCAGAATCAAAGCAAGCAAGCTGCCTTCACCAGAGAACAAATTGAATACTTATGAAGAGAGCTACAATTTCCTATCTCGAGTTTTCAAATTTGGCAGATCTCAGCCTAGGCTCGTACTTGATAGAATTGGTGTTATTGAGGACAACACTAGTTTTTGTGGGGCGCCCTTAGGTGATGGCTCCGTTTGTAGGAGGCCACCagttgaaagaagaaagaggtgTGCTGAACACAAAGGGATGAGGATTAATATGTCCATCCCAAAGGTGGTTACAGAAGGGAACCCAAAGAGCGTTGTAGGCTCAGATTTCAGTACTATTGCTGACAGAAAGAGTGGCAGTGACAGTGCACAAAATTTCAGTGATGGTACAATACAGCTTCAACCTGTTCCTGTTAAATGTCCTGTTAGTGAAAGTTTTACCCCTATATGTGGAGTTCCCTTGAACAATGGCTCTCCTTGTTTAAGGCAACCAGCTAAAGGGAGGAAAAGGTGTGATGATCATAAAGGCATGAGAATATGTAGATCCATTTCTGAGTCAGTTTCAGAAGGAAAATCACAATATGATCGTGATGCGGATTTGGATTCCAGCTGTCATGATGCCTTATCTTACAACCAGAATTCATCTGTAATGTGCAAACCTGGAATAGTGCAACCTCGAGTTTCCTTGGAGAAACTTGATGTCAGCAAAGGCTACAAAACTATATGTGGGGTGGATTTAGGTTCTGGGGCTTACTGTACAAGACAACCTGCTAGAGGAAGAGTAAGGTGTGAGGAACACAAATGTTTGAAAGTTAACGGGTTAGTGTCGAAGTTAGAAGCAGAATATAAGTCCCAAGTATCAGGCTTGGGTTCAAAATTAAGCACTTACAATGACTACAAATATGGCAATTCCACTACATGTGGAGCAACCTGTCGTGATGGTTCTCTGTGCAGAAGGAAACCGGTGGAAGGAAACAAAAGGTGTTGGCAGCACGAAGGCTCTGGTAGTTCCTTCTCTGGGTTTGACTCACGGATAAATTCACTCACATGTTCAAATTTAAGCACTTACAATGACTACAAATATGGCAATTCCACCACATGTGGAGCAAACTGTAATGATGGTTCTGTGTGCAGAAGGCAACCGGTGGAAGGAAACAAAAGGTGTTGGCAGCACAAAGGCAAGAGAGCTGGTAGTTCCTTCTATTATTGA
- the LOC142630272 gene encoding uncharacterized protein LOC142630272, which translates to MSEKRTIDDVVKKDREYWTAVMDDALIDALLHQHHLGNRNGSVFTTHAYDNIVKELQEKFEKPIDKQKVKNRIKTIKSNWSDCYDVFKNGLSGFAWSPITKMWSAEPEVWESLIQAKPKAKELKNKPIPNYDKLVELYGKDRATGEQAKTASEMRQRWATSIGESSMENIEDIDHLVAQNEVTLESYDNVGDNNVGEASSKAKKRKTSKNEDMEQIMGAIQNVASAMKDENLIFKRSMARLPIPEQEVFHLLDEIGIDSRLQTRAYLYLIKSPDMLRAFIGYPMEKRKELLFTMMSDS; encoded by the exons ATGTCAGAAAAAAGGACTATTGATGATGTGGTTAAGAAAGATAGAGAATATTGGACAGCTGTTATGGATGATGCGCTTATTGATGCACTCTTGCATCAACATCATCTAGGTAATAGAAATGGTTCAGTCTTCACCACACATGCCTATGACAATATTGTGAAGGAATTgcaagaaaaatttgaaaaaccaaTAGACAAGCAAAAGGTGAAAAATCGCATTAAAACCATCAAGTCTAATTGGTCAGACTGCTATGATGTGTTTAAGAATGGATTGAGTGGTTTTGCTTGGAGTCCAATCACCAAAATGTGGAGTGCTGAACCGGAAGTTTGGGAAAGTCTAATCCAG GCTAAACCTAAAGCAAAAGAGCTTAAGAACAAACCAATTCCAAACTACGACAAATTGGTTGAGCTTTATGGAAAAGATAGAGCAACTGGGGAACAAGCTAAAACTGCATCGGAGATGAGGCAACGGTGGGCTACTTCAATCGGAGAGAGCTCTATGGAGAACATTGAAGATATTGATCATTTAGTTGCTCAAAATGAAGTTACTTTGGAGAGCTATGATAATGTGGGTGATAATAATGTGGGTGAAGCCTcctcaaaagccaaaaagagaaaaacatcaaaaaatGAGGACATGGAACAAATTATGGGAGCAATTCAGAATGTTGCTTCAGCAATGAAagatgaaaatttaatttttaagaggAGCATGGCACGTCTTCCCATTCCTGAGCAAGAAGTGTTTCATCTCTTGGATGAGATAGGAATTGATTCTAGATTGCAAACAAGGGCTTATCTCTATCTTATTAAGAGTCCAGATATGTTGAGAGCTTTCATTGGCTATCCAATGGAGAAGCGCAAGGAGCTATTGTTCACAATGATGTCTGATTCTTAA
- the LOC142621791 gene encoding serine acetyltransferase 5 produces MPATEEEDAWVWNQIKAEAKRDAEAEPALASYLYSTILSHSSLDRSLSFHLGNKLCSSTLLSTLLYDLFLNAFSSDSNLRSAAIADLRAARERDPACVSYSHCLLNYKGFLSCQAHRVAHKLWAEARRPLALALSSRIADVFAVDIHPAAKIGKGILFDHATGVVVGETAVIGNNVSILHHVTLGGTGKVGGDRHPKIGDGVLIGAGATILGNVKIGEGAKIGAGSVVLIDVPPRTTAVGNPARLVGGKERPSKHEDVPGESMDHTSFISEWSDYII; encoded by the exons ATGCCGGCGACGGAGGAGGAGGACGCGTGGGTGTGGAATCAGATAAAGGCGGAGGCGAAGCGAGACGCGGAGGCGGAGCCAGCACTGGCGAGCTACCTTTACTCGACGATACTGTCGCACTCGTCGTTGGACAGATCGCTGTCGTTTCACCTCGGCAACAAGCTCTGCTCCTCCACGCTCCTCTCCACTCTCCTCTACGACCTCTTCCTCAACGCCTTCTCCTCCGACTCCAACCTCCGCTCCGCCGCCATCGCCGATCTACGCGCCGCCCGCGAGCGTGACCCTGCCTGCGTCTCCTACTCCCACTGCCTCCTCAATTACAAGGGCTTCTTGTCCTGCCAG GCTCACAGAGTGGCTCACAAGCTATGGGCAGAAGCACGGCGGCCACTAGCACTGGCGCTTAGCTCCCGAATAGCTGATGTGTTTGCTGTTGATATACACCCGGCAGCAAAAATAGGGAAAGGGATTTTGTTTGATCATGCAACTGGCGTGGTGGTGGGTGAGACAGCAGTAATTGGGAACAATGTTTCGATCTTGCATCATGTCACCCTTGGTGGGACTGGAAAGGTTGGGGGAGACAGACACCCCAAGATTGGTGATGGAGTGCTGATTGGGGCAGGTGCAACCATTTTGGGGAATGTGAAGATAGGGGAGGGGGCAAAAATTGGGGCAGGGTCAGTGGTACTGATTGACGTGCCACCAAGAACAACAGCAGTAGGGAACCCAGCTAGGCTGGTGGGAGGAAAGGAGAGGCCGTCAAAGCATGAGGATGTGCCTGGAGAGTCCATGGATCACACTTCTTTCATCTCTGAGTGGTCAGACTACATAATTTGA